TATATTTCTTAAATATCGAACCATAGGAATCAATGCCCCAAATTTTAATCTCCGGATTTTTCTCTTTCAAATATTTACCCGCGCCACTGATCGTTCCCCCGGTACCAACGCCCACAAGTAGATGAGTGATTTTTCCCTCCGTCTGTTCCCAGATTTCTGGCCCAGTTTGCTCATAATGCGCTTGTGTATTTGACAAATTATCGTATTGATTGGGTTTCCAGGCATTAGATGTCTCCCGTTCGAGCCTACTTGAAACGGAATAATACGAACGGGGATCCTCTGGTTCAACGTTTGTAGGACAAACAATTACTTCTGCTCCAAAAGCCCTTAACGCATCAATTTTTTCTTTCGATTGTTTATCAGTTGTAGTAAAAATACATTTATATCCTTTGATTACGGCAGCCATGGCAAGTCCCATACCAGTATTCCCTGAAGTACCTTCGATAATCGTTCCACCCGGCTTTAAGAGCCCTTCGCGTTCTGCATCCTCGATCATCTTTATAGCCATACGATCTTTAATAGAATTTCCAGGATTGGTCGTCTCTATTTTGGCAAGCACAGTAGCCTTAATATCTTTGGTTAAGTTGTTTAGCTTTACCAATGGAGTATTTCCTATAGTTTCTAATATATTATTATACCACATGTGCTATATATTTTATCACTTATACAAAAATAACTAAATTGACTTGTTAATGCAATGATGCACCCACGAAGTGAACCACAGATTTAAAACTTCAAGTGTTTTACGGTCAACCCATTATTAATAAGCTGTTTTAATGAGTCTATCCCAATCTTTAAATGTGTTTCTACATAATTGACGGTTACAGCCGAGTCACTTTCCTGTGTTTTCACGCCTTCGGGAACCATCGGTTGGTCTGAAATAAGCAATAATGCACCTGTAGGAATTTTATTGGCAAAACCTACCGTAAATATAGTTGCTGTCTCCATATCTACGGCCATTGCCCGCAGTGATTTTAGATATTTCTTAAAATCCTTATCGTGTTCCCAAACTCTCCTGTTTGTTGTGTAGACGGTTCCCGTCCAATAGTCGAGGCTATAATCTCTGATAGTGGTAGAGATTGCTTTCTGCAAGGCGAACGCCGGTAGCGCTGGCACTTCTGGGTGTAAATAATCGTTAGAAGTACCTTCACCCCGAATAGCAGCAATGGGTAATACAAGATCGCCAATGTTGTTTTTCTTTTTCAAGCCCCCTGCTTTGCCTAAAAAAAGAGCAGCTTTCGGCTGTATCGCCGATAGCAGATCCATAATAGTAGCCGCAACCGGGCTTCCCATCCCAAAATTAATAATGGTAATACCTGCAGCAGTTACACTCTGCATTGGTTTATCCAAACCATAAATAGGTGCGTTGTCATGCCACTCGGAAAAGAGTTTTAAATAATTCGAGAAATTTGCTAGCAAAATATACGCTCCAAACTCCTCCAATGGTCTTCCCGTATACCTGGGCAACCAATTTCTAACAATATCTTCTTTATTTTTGAGACCAGATTTTACAGGTGTTTCAACTTCTTTTGTTTTATTCGCCATAATATCATCTTTTAGAAAAAATCGCCCAAGCTTAAAGCAACGGCTGAATGGGTATGGATCATTAAAATATGCGTAACCCGCAAAATTCAATATACAAAAAATCCCCCGATTTTAGCGGGGGATTTACAACCTTTATGCTACCTGCAATTTCTTCAGGTCAGATTTTTCGAATTTCTGTTTTGCATAATCCAAGGTAACGAAAAGATCTCCTCCCCCCTCCTTGTCTTTAGACGGTATTTCGAACATGGCATCTAACATTATGGCCTCACAAATGGCTCGTAGCCCTCTGGCACCCAGTTTAAATTCATTTGCTTTATCAACAATAAACTCATAAACTTCCGGTTCGAACTGTAGTTTTATATGTTCGTAGTCAAATAATTTCTGATATTGCTTGATCAGCGCATTTTTTGGTTGCGTAAGAATACTGAGCAAAGTATCTCTATCTAATGGGTTTAGATAAGTAACAACGGGTAACCGTCCGATAAGCTCAGGTATTAATCCGAAAGCCTTTAAATCCTGTGGTGTTATATATTTATAAAGATTATTTAAATCTATCTCCGCTTGATCCTGATTCATCTTGTATCCAACAGTTTGCGCACGCATACGATTGGCTATCTTTTTCTGTATACCATCAAAAGCACCTCCACAGATGAAAAGAATATTACTGGTATTCACTGCTATCATCTTTTGGTCGGGATGTTTTCTACCCCCTTGAGGCGGCACATTAACTACAGTACCTTCTAAAATTTTCAAAAGAGCCTGCTGTACTCCCTCTCCCGACACATCTCTTGTAATAGATGGATTATCACTTTTGCGAGCGATTTTATCTATTTCATCGATATAGATAATTCCACGCTCCGCTGAAGCAACATCATAATCAGCTGC
This Olivibacter sp. SDN3 DNA region includes the following protein-coding sequences:
- a CDS encoding AMP nucleosidase, coding for MANKTKEVETPVKSGLKNKEDIVRNWLPRYTGRPLEEFGAYILLANFSNYLKLFSEWHDNAPIYGLDKPMQSVTAAGITIINFGMGSPVAATIMDLLSAIQPKAALFLGKAGGLKKKNNIGDLVLPIAAIRGEGTSNDYLHPEVPALPAFALQKAISTTIRDYSLDYWTGTVYTTNRRVWEHDKDFKKYLKSLRAMAVDMETATIFTVGFANKIPTGALLLISDQPMVPEGVKTQESDSAVTVNYVETHLKIGIDSLKQLINNGLTVKHLKF
- the clpX gene encoding ATP-dependent Clp protease ATP-binding subunit ClpX, translating into MAKNSREVTCSFCGLRKSETLMLIAGNDAHICDRCVTQANEILAEELTLRKNKSVQAALKLLKPAEIKSHLDQYVIGQDDAKKVLSVAVYNHYKRLNQKIEKDEIEIEKSNIIMVGETGTGKTLLAKTIAKVLNVPFCICDATVLTEAGYVGEDVESILTRLLQAADYDVASAERGIIYIDEIDKIARKSDNPSITRDVSGEGVQQALLKILEGTVVNVPPQGGRKHPDQKMIAVNTSNILFICGGAFDGIQKKIANRMRAQTVGYKMNQDQAEIDLNNLYKYITPQDLKAFGLIPELIGRLPVVTYLNPLDRDTLLSILTQPKNALIKQYQKLFDYEHIKLQFEPEVYEFIVDKANEFKLGARGLRAICEAIMLDAMFEIPSKDKEGGGDLFVTLDYAKQKFEKSDLKKLQVA